Below is a window of Indicator indicator isolate 239-I01 chromosome 9, UM_Iind_1.1, whole genome shotgun sequence DNA.
GGCTGAAAGCTCAGGTGTGAGGAGAAATACGAGGGTAGGCTGGCTGAACATGATGGATAATAAGAGAGGAAGCATGGCATGACTGAACAAGCCTCATTCATTAACACCACAGGGGAAGGAGTGCTGGCTGGGTAGTCACGATCAAGAGTTGCTATTTTGTTTCCTGACAGTCTGTGATCTTTTCAGGAGTGTTGCTAAGATTTGCAGACCATCAAATCAGTCCAGGTGTTCTTGGAATCCTGGAAGGGCGATCCTTGAAGATTAGGATTAGAAGGGAAGTTAGTCTTGATTCTTGATAATGGTGTGTGGTGATATCTTGAACAGTCTCTTCAATGAAACGCTGGAGGAGTAACTTTCTAACTGCTTCAAGGTTGAGTCTTCCCACTGGGAGGAAAATGCACCCCTTTTTGTAATGTTTCCTCCTTTTGTGTTCCAAACCAAGCCAAGTAGGAGAACAAAGGACTGTATTGCCACTGCTAGTGcaagaaaggagggagagagtcCCCAGCATCCCCCCACCCTCCATCAACCATAATGCAATTTCTGAACTCTGACTTCACTTATGAATGTACTGGAAAGGACACTCAAGGCAGCAGAGTTTGGGAATTTTGGCAGTTCTTCCTGAATTCTGTATGTACCAACAGTTCGTACTCCATGAGACTGTGAGTCACTGACCTTTgacatgaaaaggaaaatatacaGGAAGTATTCATCCAACCTCCTTTTCCATGGATGAGTGCAAAAGAACAATGCAAACAAGCAGGGGCAAATCTGAAAATCCAAATTACCTCATGACATGAAGCTAAAGAAGAAATTGAAGGTTGATTTCTTCTTAGAATCTCCTCTAGAAATATACTTGCTGAATCCTGAGAGAAAAGCAGTttggcttggatttttttttttccagtagagAAGGAAAATGCTAAAAAGTTTAATGtctattctttctttcttgttattatttaaaaaaaaaaatcacctacCTAAAATGATTGCCTAGGAGGGGTAAAATCTTGGGCCTGATAAGGTTGCTGGCAGCTTGCATACTTGGTCTTCAGAGAAGTTGAGTCTAATGGGCTAGTTGTTCACCTTGGAAACTAGTTGTTCTGTGGAAATGTGGGGAATAGATAAGGGTGAAAGAGAGAACTGCCTAAGCCTGGTATCTTAAAGGAATGAAATGGAGAGGGCAAATAAATACAGCCATGAAGGTAATACATGACAATGAGAGAGCTCAATTGCATTGTTTGACAGATCATACTAGTACTGGCTAACTTCTTCCTGGGATGAAAATAAGTAATTTTTAGATGAAACTGTGTTACTGCAAGCTGGAGAAATGCAGTGGGCTTGGTTGCAAATCTGGTGAGACTGTATGTTCTTCttttggttggactggatgatctttgaggtctcttccagtcagGTATATTCTGTGATCACATCACAGTCCTGATAAAATTCCTGATCAGCTTGGATGATTGTGCAGTGCTGGATAAGGGTGATGGGGTCATCCTGAGGATGGGATAGAAGTCAAAATTATGGAAAACTGGGAATATAGTTAGATGGGGTAGGATCCTCCCTGAGAAGGAAGGGTAATGGTAGCCTTGCAGAAACAAACCTGAGGCTAGTCATGAGCTGAGAGTCAAGTATATTGTACTGACAGGAACAGTAAACATGTAGAGGCAAAAAAGATGCAAGAAGTAATCACTCTGCTGTGTTCAGAGTAATCACTCTGCTGTTGTCTTCGGATATTCTGAACAGCTTTGAACATTGTGTGTTGTGACAAAAGGTGCAACAGAACAGGGGTTTGGCCTCTTGTTTCGGCAACTgaatttctgtgctgtttaGCATACTCCTCAGCACTTAGAGAGAGGTAGAGCTGTGTTCTCCTACTTGGAAGACTGGCTGCTATCTCAGGACTTAGTCTGAGTGCCCACACTTAGAAAAAAGGAATCTCATTCTACTTCCAGTTAGATGCTGTGGTTTCAAATATGTGAACGATGCTGGAAGGGCTGAAAAAGGCAGAGAAGCCAAATTGTTTTCTCTCacttttttccctgcttctaAGAAATAATGCAGTAATTCACAGATCATAGATAGaattgtggttggaaaaggccttcaagatcatcaagtccaaccattatccaaCCCTAACAAGTTTGGTAGAGACTAAGTGGTTGGTAATCAGCAAAGACCTAAGCTGTCAGATCCTGAATCAGAATGGTAATGTTGTGTAAAGACTGAGCATGACCTGCTACCAGGATGCAGCTCTGAACAGATTCCTTGCTCGCTTCTTTCCCAAAGCGAGCGCAGCCTGGAAGCAGTACACAGAAGGGAGACAGCAAGACTGATCTTTCTAATGCTGAATGGACTAACCAGAACTActgttttggggaggggggatggAATGAAGAAAGATGAGAAAACACAATCTGAACAAAGAAAGCTTGTGTAACCTTCAGGAACCCTTAGAAGACTTCATGCAAGCAATGTGATAGCTTTAATCTCATCACTGACgtaccttttctccttctctttaaaGCAAACTACAAATCTGAACCTTCCTCCTGAAGATCTTGATTCTTCTGGTGATGATGAGGATGCATTCTCTGGTTCAGGTGCAGGTGAGTTATTAGCACTTGCACTGTTAGTGCTTGATCCGTCCAGAACGTGGCAATCGAGATCCTGATGATCATCCAAgttaaaaggggggaaaagaggaatCATACACATGCCTGCCCCAGAATGTAAGAGTTTGGAACAGAGAGCCTAACCTATTCATATCATATTGCTTCAGATGCTAGCAGGCAGTGAGATGCAGGAGACTTGAAAGTGAGCAGAAGAAGGTATAAACTATGTGACTGCTAATGTGAGATATTGTGTGAAGAATGTTATGAAACTGCAGTAATTCTTTGCtcatggagaagagagagacCGTAAGGGAGCTTGACCTCCCTTACAAACTGGTAGGAGATACCATTTGAGGGTGTGTAAGCCCCAACGTATCACCATGAATCAAGTGCAAATTTTATCTGTCATCAGATACGCAAGTTCCCATGggccataattttttttttttttgaagagcaGAATAAAGGGCTTATAGGGTGTGGAAAAGGTCTGTTGGGAAGATTACTAAACTGCATGAGATAAACCTTTGGTGTTCACTGCTGAAGTTTAGGAGATGCTGCTGAGGAACGAGCAAGCTATCGAAAGCTAAAGTATGGCatccttctgcttcttttcagcCATATGCATGTATTATGGCTAAAATTCTGCAGGAATAAGACTCTGAAATCAGCACCAAACGTACCACTGACTAAAGGTGTGAATATATGGGTGACTGCTCTGAACTGAACAAAAAATACTCGTGGGAAAAGTGTCAGATAACAGTCCTGAGCAACTAGGGTACTAGAAACGTCTTTCCCTCTTGTTGATCTGTCCACAAACAGACTATCACTTGTGCCTTGGGGAGAAGTGTATGACTAACAAAGTACTGCTGAACAGCACATCTGTCCCTTCCCTATTCCACTGAAAATACAAGAAATTACAAACTGAACTGCTGTTATGAATGGCTATGCAGTTTAGGCATCCTCCTTAGCGCAGCATCCTGTAGATACTGTTAATAGGTCTCTGAACTGTAAGGATAAtatggtttttggttttgtaggTCCCCTGACTGACCACTCTCACACCTGGAGAATCTCAGGAGAACCAACTAATTCCTCACTAGTGGCAATACCAACAGATTTTGATGAACAACCATTTCCTGGGACTGAGGGCCGAACTGAAAAGGAAGCAGTATCTCCTTTTGCAACTAGTTATGTAGTGACAGAGGAGCCAGTTGTGGCTGTGAAGGATGAAGGAACTGTCCTGGGTTCGCCCGATGAAAAACCAAGCGATGTGGTTACAACAACAGTGAGAAGCCCCACTACTCACTTCCCTTCAGTGGTTCATGTAGATCCTTCAGAAGCCTCAGGCACAGTCCATAATCTCGAACCTAAAATCCCAAGCTCTGATATGCCAGACACTAAAGATGTGCCTGAGCCCCACCCTACCATCCATCATGAGGGAGACGTCGCTGCCATCCTCACGACAGCAGCTCCGAAGGATGTTGTTCCTACGCACGCAGAGGTTTCTGAAGATGGTTCTGGAGACCCGGTGAGGACTAATAGCTTTGACACCCTTTCTGGGAGGTTAAATTAGTAGTTGATTTTGCAGGAAAGGGTGGtaattggttaaaaaaaaaaaaaaaattaatagattACATTGGTGGAGAGTTTTAGATGTGAAGAAACAAAGCTGTGGAAAGTATCCAGTAACAGACATGATGAAAAATGTGAGTAACCTGCCTTTTGTGTTCTAACAGGGAGACTTCATCTTGACTAAAGATGAGGATTTGGTCCCCACCCAGAACTCAGAAGTATTACCTGACTCTGGGAGGAATGCCAAAGCAGCAGGAGCCTCGGGAATTATGGACAGAAAAGAAGTTCTTGGAGGTACCTGGTATTCTGGATTTCTAGCTGGTAAAAGCAGACTCTTGTAGCAGtcttgcaggcagcagaagctggagctCTGCAAGTACATCTCTGAATGTGAAAGCTGATTTTTTATGTTAGATCTCTGGGGGTGAGAATTCATGGTTCTGCATTGTGAAAGCCCTAGTAGGGGCAATTCTTAGTCTGCTAAGAGCAAAGCAGCCACTGCGAGTTAtttggaattttatttttaaacctgtTCATTCACTCCTCTCAAATTAAGTAAAACTGTACTAGTGCTGCCTGGATCAACTTGCTAGAGTTGAACAACACAGCCTTGCATGTTTTGCAGTGTGGCCCAGTGGGAGATCTGCTTCTGTAGGCTTACCTTATGTAGATGAGCAGGCTCTTGGTAATTGGAGGCTGATCAGTTTGGGAGGGGACAAAGGGACAAATTAGTTTCTGGAAGTCATTGGGTGATCCCCAACTTTATAAGAAGCAGTCTGGAACCTAGAGTCGTACTGTGGTGTCTAGAGTAATTtatggcttttttccccttctaggTGTTATTGCTGGAGGACTGGTAGGCTTGGTGTTTGCAGTGTTTCTAGTTGCATTTATGCTGTatagaatgaagaaaaaagatgaaGGCAGCTATTCACTGGATGAACCAAAACAGTCTAATGGAGGATaccaaaaaccacacaaacaagAAGAATTCTATGCATAAACATTTATCTTCAGGACACTTCTTATTCCATCTTTCTTGGACTCTTCTCTCCCTGCACGTGGACCTCCTAGTGTGCTTTGCATTAAACTTAAGCCATATGATCACTGGGTTATTTGCCCTTACCACTTTGCCATTGGAAAGTTTATAACTACAAAGTAGATCTGGATTCATTGAACATTCCCTGCTTTCTtgcacaacttttttttttttttttttttttttttttaacagaagtaGGACTGCAAGTTCCTAGACTCACTTCAATTTATCTAAAGACTGCTGGGCAGGCAGTGGGGAGAAGATAAGGGAGCACTGTATGTATAAACTTCTTGATATTTAGGGAAAGGGCTAGCAAGAATAAACAACTATCAGTGCTCAAATTCTGTACAGCAAGAATCCTTCATATTTAACTCATAGATATGTTTTAAGTGTAACTAatggctgctctgggcagacgTTTGGTACATTGCaatcctttatctctttttAACTGCCATATTTGGAGCACTTAATGCCTATGAAACATCAAGCTGAACATGATTTCTGGTGCAAGGAGGTGTAAAGGGCAGGGTGTAAGCAAATGACATTCACATGATTTAAAATAGCTTAGATTTTGGAAGCGTTATGCCATACTGAGAACCAGCTCCTAAGCAGCAAGGTGCATGTGCtaatacaaaacaaacccaaaagaccCCAAAACAAAGAGTTAATTTTACCAGTAGCATTGGACTGTCCCACTGCCCTTTTGCTCTTTCTAGGCTTAGGTAAGAAAtagatttgatttgatttttttttttttctctaagcaGTTTCATCTTGGACATTCCCTTCTCTTTGGTGCCAAATCTAGACTgggctgtcctgctgcacaTACTCTTATCCCACACTACTGTGTAGTGGCCAGGTGGCTGATGGCATGTTGTAGCACCTACCTCTCTGTGCACTGTTTACGGTGGTTGTCTTGGAACGTGGTCTGCCGTCTATGCCACAGGATACCTTGGCGCACAGGAGTGGAAGGTAGAAAGCAGCATATCATGGctttgcagtgaggagcagagaagtcTAGCTCCTGAAACAAGCCTAATGAAGGCTAAGTGTAAGATGGCCTTAAATATATACAACAGTTTGTGTGCTTAACTCTATGGAATGGCTCTTCAGAAGCTGTTCCTGCACTTTGGAGAGAAGCAACTCTAGGGATGTCAGACTAGTAAGGGCTGAAAACACCTGAGGAAAGTCCAGATGCCTGAAGCTGTTGGTGGTCAGTGTGCTGTTAGATAGAAGGCACTGAGGCCTCATTGAGGGTCTGGAGTTCTCCACAGTATCTCAGACCAAGTGAGAGGAAAAGTGTGGTCTTCTGCACAAGCCTTACTTCTGCTTTGCCTTTGGTTAGCTTCTTGGAGTTCAATTCCTCATAACTCAGTGCAGAAAGTGTGAGGTAGATGGAGGAGTGTTTACAGCTGATGTAAATATTTGTGCTGTTGAGCCAGAAGGAATGATTGGAGAATATTGGAGAACATGGCAACAGTTGGTATAAATGTTGCAAGCTAACAGTCAAACTTAAACCTGTGTAGTTCAAATGAAGTATAAAACACTCCTGAGCTGCTATGCAGCTAAAATTGGTGCCTTCTCTGAAaatccaaggggaaaaaaacaaccaaccaaaaaaacaaacacaacacttCTTGATtctaaactctttttttttatgcacAAGGACAACCTGTGCATATGTGTAGCTGGCTGCTTTTAAGTAAAGCTGCAAAGTCcattatgtctttttttttttaaactgaattaatttttataGGTTAATGCAATGACCAGATGGTGTTAATTTCAGCTGTAATTCTTTGCTTTGTATAGGAATGTAGAAATGTTGTTTGATAGGTTTATCTATAAAAAGGTTCTTGTAAAGCACAGGAAGATAAAGCAGTAAACTTCAGTTGTACCTCACAACCTTgctagggggaaaggaaaaaactgTATATTTTGGTAATCTAAACTGACAGTTTGTGAAACAAACGTGACAGTCTGTTATTTAAGTGGTACAAATGAAATATGAATTCTAACAGAAGATCCAGAATTTGGCTATCTGTATGCCATGTAAAGGTATACTGCAATAAATGGCATTTTGGCAAGAATGTGTCTGATCTGTGAGCACTGCTCTAGGTAATACTTCACAAAGTAGATGTTGTTTTTAAGACTGCCCAGCTCATTAAGGAATTTGTATTCCAAGCAAGAAATATGAATTTTTGGTGCCGAACATACAGAGATTCAGCTCAGAATTTGAAGGCTCTGAGCGTGGCCAACTTCCCTCTTAGCCTGCCCTGGCTGGCTGGGTTGAGGTGTGCTCCTGTGCCCTGGCGCAGTGGTGTGGGGCGTGAACAGACTGTAGTGGAGATGAACGAAATCTTTGTTGGAACCCTCTAGCATCTCATGCTGGCTCTGATTTTTGGGAGATCTTCTTACTTGTGCACCcaaaaaaaagtgacaaaaaGTTGTAAGTCTTCCACAAGGATTCCTCTTGGACCTGTTTTATGCCTCCAGGAGTTtgagagcagggagggctgtAGCAGGAGCAGGCTCAAGTCCTCTTAAAACATCCTTCCCAAGACATATTTGGAGATTACCTCCAAGGAGGGAGGCCATTGTGGGCCTGTCCTAAGTATTCTGCTGTACAACATGAGTTTCTCCGTGGTGCAATGGCTGGAAGAGAAGATGGAGCACATCAGAAGTAGAGGAAAAGGCCCTTCACAAAATAAGGATGTCAAAAGCTGCTGCCTGTCAGGGTGGGTCTTGCTGCAACTTACACAATTACTATCTTTTACCAGGCTTTGATCTgcaagaaacttttttttatgTTCTGTGAACTAACCATCACTTTTTTAGTTtgtcatttcctcttgcttaCACTGGATCCATATGGGCTATGTGTATCCCATTAGAAAATATTTGCAGGAATATTGCTAATCAGAATGTTTTGAGATGGGGAAAAAGGAGTGAAGGGTTGAGTTCAGGAGATTTTGTTTCCATATCCAAGATAAAGCTGGAAAGTGCTTTCTATCTCCATGCCAATTTTGCCACTCCCTTAAACTGGGTAAAAGTCTTGTGTAAGATCAGAGTTGACTGTTTTGCATAGCAGTGTCTTACCTCCTATGAACTGTCTTCCTTGGGGGTTCCCAAGGCTTTTGCTTCCACTTTTCTAGTCAGTGATAGAGTGGGAAGTTAAGGtagcagggagagaaaaaactTAATTGCTGAGGGGAGCAGGAATTGTCTGTGTTAAAATTCTTAGAAGTGAAACACTGTCTCAGTCTGCACTTCAGAGAAACTTCGTTGTACTAAGAATCTGCAGAAGGGACAGTCTGACTCTCTTCTGGCACAGACTAGTATGGGTTTCCCTGAGTCAGTTTCTGTATGCTGTGCTTCCTGACTTTCTTCATCCATGCTGGAGCAATTATCACATTTGCTCTCGTTCACAAGTGAGATGCAAAGAATGTGGCTGGCAGAAAATCTGACCTCTTCTTTGTTCTGGAAAAACGAGCTGGAGAGTGTAAATGCACTGAGTATCAAAGAAGGCAAACTactagaggaggaggagggcttTTCACAATTCTTGTTTTGTCAGGTTGCATTAAACCCTGTAAAAGAAGCTAAAGCGAGTCTAAAAGGCTGTATAATCTTCTAATTTTAAGTagagaacagggaaaaaaatgagggcCACTCTACAGGGGTGCTAAGAAAAAAGCTATTTCAGACATTTCATCAATGCCTTACCTGAATCCTTATCAGGACTAGTGATGGAGATAAGTAGGGCAATAAAGGTACAGGGTGAAATTTGCTTCATTTGAGGTAGCatgaaaactaaacaaacaaacagaaccaaACTTACTTTAAATATGCAGGAGACGAGATAGAAGTTCAAAACTAAATG
It encodes the following:
- the SDC1 gene encoding syndecan-1, encoding MLVEKLLHYEALPQGTLRRLHASNVIALISSLTYLFSFSLKQTTNLNLPPEDLDSSGDDEDAFSGSGAGPLTDHSHTWRISGEPTNSSLVAIPTDFDEQPFPGTEGRTEKEAVSPFATSYVVTEEPVVAVKDEGTVLGSPDEKPSDVVTTTVRSPTTHFPSVVHVDPSEASGTVHNLEPKIPSSDMPDTKDVPEPHPTIHHEGDVAAILTTAAPKDVVPTHAEVSEDGSGDPGDFILTKDEDLVPTQNSEVLPDSGRNAKAAGASGIMDRKEVLGGVIAGGLVGLVFAVFLVAFMLYRMKKKDEGSYSLDEPKQSNGGYQKPHKQEEFYA